One Natronococcus sp. CG52 DNA window includes the following coding sequences:
- a CDS encoding C-terminal binding protein, with the protein MATIAVALTLSSHSNGDHYLAGGIEQIHRLCVRNSFLVSEKHWHRMTHTILVTDFDFPDLSIERDHLSDADIEIAEAQAETEAEVIEAVKDVRPDALLNQYAPITREVFEAGPEIQAVGRYGIGVDTIDLEAATDHDVVALNVPDYCLDEVPTHTMALILSVERRTAQFTAEIESRTWDWTNGRPIYRLRGRTLGLAGFGKIPKEVAKKAEPFGLEPISYDPYVDEAEMAEHGVEKVSLEELLDRSDIISVHTPLTDETREMFDEEAFAAMDDDTVIVNTSRGPTIDVDALHDALSDGELRGAGLDVMPEEPPEDHPLFDLEETVLTPHVAWYSEESIVDMRSTIAGDVVSVLENETPTNPVNEDVL; encoded by the coding sequence GTGGCTACTATAGCTGTGGCGCTCACTCTTTCATCTCATTCGAACGGCGACCACTACCTTGCCGGCGGAATCGAGCAGATTCACCGGCTTTGCGTCCGAAATTCTTTTTTGGTTTCGGAGAAACACTGGCATAGGATGACTCACACGATACTAGTCACGGATTTCGACTTTCCGGATCTTTCCATCGAACGCGACCATTTGTCGGACGCCGACATCGAAATCGCTGAAGCGCAGGCGGAAACCGAAGCCGAAGTCATCGAGGCGGTCAAAGACGTTCGTCCCGATGCACTCTTGAATCAGTACGCGCCGATCACACGGGAGGTTTTCGAAGCCGGTCCCGAGATACAGGCGGTGGGACGATACGGTATCGGGGTCGACACGATCGATCTCGAAGCGGCGACCGATCACGACGTCGTCGCGCTCAACGTCCCCGATTACTGCCTTGACGAGGTACCGACACACACGATGGCACTCATTCTATCGGTCGAGCGTCGAACGGCCCAGTTCACTGCCGAGATCGAGTCTCGGACTTGGGACTGGACGAACGGACGGCCCATCTATCGCCTCCGGGGACGAACGCTCGGACTTGCAGGGTTTGGCAAAATCCCGAAAGAAGTTGCCAAAAAGGCGGAACCGTTCGGGCTTGAACCGATTTCCTACGACCCCTATGTCGACGAAGCGGAAATGGCTGAGCACGGCGTCGAGAAGGTCTCGCTCGAGGAACTCCTCGACCGATCCGATATCATATCGGTGCACACGCCACTGACCGACGAAACCCGAGAAATGTTCGACGAAGAGGCCTTCGCCGCAATGGACGACGACACGGTCATCGTTAACACATCTCGCGGGCCGACGATCGATGTTGATGCACTCCACGACGCGCTCAGCGACGGCGAACTCCGTGGTGCCGGTCTCGACGTAATGCCCGAGGAGCCTCCGGAAGATCACCCGCTTTTCGATCTCGAGGAAACGGTGTTAACGCCCCACGTCGCGTGGTACTCCGAGGAGTCGATTGTCGACATGCGGAGTACTATCGCAGGAGACGTCGTTTCGGTGCTCGAGAACGAAACGCCGACGAATCCAGTCAACGAGGACGTGCTTTAG
- a CDS encoding SDR family NAD(P)-dependent oxidoreductase — protein MSRQGTDSHVSVDGKRTVVVGGTSGIGRAIALAFAEDGADVVASSRTQSAVEEVAAELRERGADTIEQCCDVTDRESLIELRDAVVNEFGGVDVLVASPGAIARESITEIADEAWNHVLEIQLTGVHRACQLFEPAIEEGSIITISSMSPQRSMPNLAAYSAAKGGIDAYTRVAAKEFGPDIRVNGLRPGFFLTPQTEDAYAEGSSRRKGVEHQTEVGRIGQPQELAGAAIYLASDSASYTTGEILTVDGGFSNSAFQE, from the coding sequence ATGTCTCGACAAGGGACAGACAGTCACGTATCAGTCGACGGAAAGCGTACAGTTGTTGTCGGCGGAACGAGCGGCATCGGTCGCGCCATCGCGCTTGCGTTCGCCGAGGATGGCGCTGATGTCGTTGCTTCAAGCCGAACGCAGTCGGCGGTCGAAGAGGTTGCGGCGGAGCTTCGTGAGCGAGGGGCCGATACGATCGAACAGTGTTGTGACGTCACGGACCGGGAATCATTGATCGAACTACGCGATGCCGTCGTTAACGAATTCGGCGGTGTCGACGTACTCGTCGCCTCTCCAGGAGCAATAGCCCGGGAATCGATCACTGAAATCGCCGACGAGGCGTGGAACCACGTCCTCGAGATACAGTTGACCGGTGTCCACCGGGCTTGCCAACTCTTCGAACCGGCGATCGAAGAGGGGAGTATCATTACGATCTCCTCGATGTCCCCGCAGCGGTCGATGCCAAACCTCGCCGCGTACTCCGCCGCGAAGGGCGGAATCGATGCGTACACCCGAGTGGCTGCGAAGGAGTTTGGCCCGGACATCCGCGTGAACGGCCTTCGGCCGGGATTCTTCCTGACCCCTCAGACCGAAGACGCCTACGCCGAAGGGTCCTCTCGACGAAAAGGCGTCGAACATCAGACCGAAGTAGGCCGAATCGGTCAGCCTCAGGAACTCGCCGGCGCAGCGATTTACCTGGCGAGCGACTCGGCCTCGTACACGACCGGCGAGATTCTCACCGTCGACGGCGGTTTCTCGAACAGCGCGTTTCAGGAGTGA
- a CDS encoding fumarylacetoacetate hydrolase family protein → MRYFHVSTDSGQRLIVDHDGTTYDLTAITDSLTSFTGLARTADVVGKSIDELTDQLLTDAEAVTTSLDEPLAPIEAAEVWAAGVTYQISEEARESESGMPEMYLNVYESERPEVFFKATPNRTVGPDEAVGIRTDSDWDVPEPELGIVLYNGEPVGYTIGNDMSSRSIEGENPLYLPQAKVYDRCCSIGPCIVSPETIGDPHDLTLSMTIERDGETVYTGETSTSEMDRTCEELVSYYTRNNSVPEASVLLTGTSLVPPEEFTLQEGDLVTIDIESIGTLSNPVITV, encoded by the coding sequence ATGCGATACTTTCACGTATCGACCGATAGCGGTCAGCGACTGATCGTCGATCACGATGGCACCACGTACGACCTCACTGCGATAACCGATTCCCTCACGTCGTTTACCGGTCTCGCCAGGACGGCCGACGTCGTTGGAAAGTCGATCGATGAACTTACGGATCAATTGCTCACAGACGCCGAGGCGGTGACAACGTCGCTCGATGAACCGCTCGCACCCATCGAGGCCGCGGAAGTATGGGCCGCAGGCGTTACGTATCAAATCAGCGAAGAAGCACGGGAATCCGAAAGCGGGATGCCGGAAATGTATCTCAACGTGTACGAGAGCGAGCGACCGGAGGTCTTCTTCAAAGCGACGCCGAATCGGACGGTTGGTCCCGACGAGGCGGTCGGTATTCGGACCGACTCCGACTGGGACGTCCCCGAACCCGAGCTGGGGATCGTGCTCTACAATGGAGAACCGGTCGGATACACGATCGGTAACGACATGAGTAGCAGATCGATTGAAGGAGAAAATCCGCTGTATTTGCCCCAAGCGAAAGTCTACGACCGTTGCTGTTCGATCGGACCGTGCATCGTTTCGCCGGAGACGATTGGCGACCCTCACGACCTGACGCTGTCGATGACGATCGAGCGCGACGGGGAAACGGTCTATACGGGTGAAACGTCGACTAGCGAGATGGACCGCACCTGCGAGGAGCTCGTCTCTTACTACACTCGAAACAATTCCGTCCCGGAAGCCTCGGTTCTCCTCACAGGGACGTCGCTCGTCCCGCCTGAAGAGTTCACGCTGCAGGAGGGGGACCTCGTTACGATCGACATCGAGTCGATCGGTACCCTCTCGAACCCGGTCATAACGGTGTAG
- a CDS encoding zinc-dependent alcohol dehydrogenase, producing MQALTKTAREYGSMELREYPVPEPGPNEALIEVDYAGLCGSDAGIYKFKSAFERMDLPTITGHEYTGHIVETGDEVTDFEPGDQVVERPIRGCGSCYQCKSGNENVCQDAVITGVDHDGAFAGYISVPESELQAVPDSINPRNAAIVEPTSIAARAVIENSRVRPADRVLVAGPGPIGLLTAQIADAQGGEVLVAGVEQDSSYRLPLARELGFETVDVETEDADAVFENRTDGIGFDVVFDTTGHPSGLTMSADAVRKGGQIVLIALTGETTMSYSPLVRSETDLQCSYASMWEDFERSLRLIDSGVIDCETFVDTRFSVRDEDEAFEAFLAGETCKPVFDLSECRE from the coding sequence ATGCAAGCGCTAACCAAGACTGCGCGAGAGTATGGTTCGATGGAACTGAGAGAGTACCCGGTCCCAGAGCCAGGTCCGAACGAAGCGCTCATCGAGGTCGACTACGCCGGACTCTGTGGTAGCGATGCGGGAATCTACAAGTTTAAGTCGGCGTTCGAGCGAATGGATCTCCCGACGATCACAGGCCACGAGTATACCGGCCACATCGTCGAAACCGGAGATGAGGTCACGGATTTCGAGCCTGGCGACCAGGTCGTTGAGCGACCGATCCGCGGTTGCGGTTCGTGCTACCAGTGTAAATCCGGTAACGAGAACGTCTGCCAGGACGCGGTGATCACAGGCGTCGATCACGATGGTGCGTTTGCGGGATACATTAGCGTTCCAGAATCCGAACTTCAGGCCGTCCCTGACAGTATCAACCCGAGAAACGCCGCTATCGTCGAACCGACGAGCATCGCCGCAAGAGCCGTTATCGAGAACTCACGAGTTAGACCCGCCGACCGAGTACTGGTTGCGGGTCCCGGTCCGATCGGTCTACTGACTGCACAGATCGCTGATGCACAGGGGGGCGAGGTTCTCGTTGCTGGCGTCGAGCAAGATTCGTCATACCGACTCCCGCTCGCGCGCGAACTCGGATTCGAAACCGTCGACGTCGAAACCGAGGACGCCGACGCCGTCTTTGAGAACCGAACCGACGGGATCGGATTCGATGTCGTGTTTGATACGACCGGCCATCCCTCGGGACTGACGATGTCAGCTGATGCCGTCCGAAAGGGAGGACAGATCGTCTTGATCGCGCTGACCGGCGAAACGACGATGTCGTACTCGCCGCTGGTTCGTTCGGAAACCGACCTCCAGTGTTCTTACGCGTCGATGTGGGAAGACTTCGAGCGATCCCTCCGACTGATCGATTCCGGCGTAATCGACTGCGAGACGTTCGTCGATACCCGGTTCTCCGTTCGAGATGAAGACGAGGCGTTCGAAGCGTTCCTCGCAGGCGAGACGTGCAAGCCCGTCTTCGACCTCTCCGAGTGTCGCGAATAA
- a CDS encoding fumarylacetoacetate hydrolase family protein — MRRVRFRDLAGATRTGVWTDDGIEFGAETYDPDEVDILPPSDPSKIVCIGLNYADHAEEEGMELPDRPMLFLKPPNTVAGHGDTITLPAGKETVEFEAEFGVVIGEQCRNVPENEAMDVVEGFTCINDVSNRDDQRQEQNWIRGKAFDDAAPIGPVVATPDEVPDDARIELRLNGETRQESTIDEFIFSVPELIAEITAYMTLEPGDVISTGTTAGVGALSDGDRVEVEVEGIGTLEHDVREI; from the coding sequence ATGCGACGCGTTCGATTCAGAGACTTAGCTGGCGCGACTCGTACCGGTGTATGGACCGACGATGGAATCGAGTTCGGAGCGGAAACGTACGATCCGGACGAAGTGGACATTCTTCCGCCGAGCGATCCGTCGAAGATCGTCTGCATCGGATTGAACTATGCCGATCACGCGGAAGAGGAAGGGATGGAGTTGCCCGACCGTCCGATGCTCTTTCTCAAACCGCCGAACACGGTCGCCGGCCACGGAGATACGATTACGCTACCAGCGGGGAAAGAGACCGTCGAATTCGAAGCCGAGTTCGGCGTCGTCATCGGCGAACAGTGTCGGAACGTCCCCGAGAACGAGGCGATGGATGTTGTGGAGGGATTCACCTGCATAAACGATGTCTCTAACCGTGACGATCAGCGGCAGGAACAAAACTGGATTCGCGGAAAGGCGTTCGATGACGCCGCACCGATCGGTCCAGTCGTCGCGACGCCGGACGAAGTTCCTGACGACGCACGTATCGAACTCCGGCTTAACGGTGAGACCCGTCAGGAATCGACTATCGATGAGTTCATTTTCTCAGTACCGGAGTTGATCGCCGAAATCACGGCGTACATGACTCTCGAGCCGGGCGACGTCATTTCGACGGGGACCACTGCGGGCGTCGGAGCGCTCTCTGATGGGGATCGTGTCGAAGTCGAAGTCGAAGGGATCGGAACCCTCGAGCACGACGTCCGAGAGATCTAA